The DNA region ACGATCCAGCCTGTAATGTTGTTGATCCTCTTGAAATTCATATAAGGTTACGGATTAATTTGTGTCGCAAACCTAATATAAACAGATGAATTATTGCACTTAGCTAGTAGATTTATACGAATATTTTAGAAAATTTCTATTTTTTTAAAGAAGTAAATATTGAAAAAAGGTTCAGACACTCTCATTTTGATTAGAATTGAACCTTATGTAGGTAAACATAATGTTTTTATTTAACAATTAATTCCTTGAGCGACCTATCAAAAAAGAGACAACAAATAAAATTAAGAAGATAAAGAACAGGGTTTTCGCTATTCCAGCTGCTCCTGATTGGATTCCATTAAATCCAAAAACTCCTGCAATTATTGCAATTATCAGAAATACGATTGCCCATCTCAACATATCCCAATATTTAAATGAATGAATTTTATATTTCAATACATATTCTGTACCAATTTTTATGTTAATTTGACAGCATGCAACAGAAAAGTTCAATTCAGATATTTTGGTTTCGACGAGATCTTAGGTGGGATGACAACGCAGGTTTATTTTATGCCCTAAAATCTGACACACCTGTGTTTCCTATTTTCATATTTGACACCAACATTTTGGATGACTTACCCCAAAATGATCCTCGTGTGCATTTTATACATATTGCTTTAGAAAAGTTACAAGCAAAATTAACCAACTTAGGAAGTGGATTAAATATTTATGTAGGTAAGCCTTTAGAAATATTCCAACAAATCCAAACGCAATTTGAAATAAAAGGCATCTTTTGTAATCGTGATTACGAATTATATGCAATTCAGCGAGATCATCAGATAAAGATTTGGGCAAATGAAAAGCAAATTGCATTTCATTCATTTAAGGATCAGGTAATATTTGAAGGTGATGAAATTTTAAAAAGCGATGGCAGTTCTTATTCTATTTTCACTCCTTATTCCAAAAAATGGTTAGAAAAACTAAATTCATTTTTCCTTTCTGGATACGATACTACTAAATATAAAAACAGCTTATTTAAAGAAAAAACAACCTTTCCTTCTTTGGCGGAAATTGGTTTTGAAAAAACGGATTTCCATTTCCCTAAATTCAACATTTCCATTCCGACGATTGAGCGATATGATGCTACGAGGGACATTCCGTCATTGGAAAATGGTACGACGCATTTGGGAATTCATCTAAGATTTGGCACCATAAGTATTCGCCAATTGGCTAGTCTCGCATCAAAACATAATGCTACATATTTAAAAGAATTAATCTGGCGAGATTTTTACCAAATGATTTTGCAAAATTTCTCTCAAATAAATAAAGGAAATGCATTTCGAGCAGAATACGACCTTATTCAATGGCGCAATAATGAACATGAATTTGAATCTTGGAAAAATGGACAAACAGGTTTTCCTATTGTGGATGCTGGTATGCGAGAACTAAATGCCACAGGACACATGCACAATCGGGTACGTATGATCGTAGCATCATTTCTTACCAAAAATTTGCTTATTGATTGGCGTTGGGGTGAAGCCTATTTTGCGGAGAAATTATTAGATTTTGATTTCGCCGCTAATAATGGCGGTTGGCAATGGGCGGCGGGTTCGGGCTGTGACGCAGCACCTTATTTTCGGATATTTAATCCAACATCTCAAACTGAAAAATTTGATCCAAAATTAATTTATATAAAAAAATGGATTCCCGAAATAGATTCATTTGAATATCCTCAACCTATAATTGATTTCAAAGAAAGCCGAGAGCGTTGCCTATCAGTGTACAAACAAGCATTGCAAAAAAATTAATCTTCGAATACATTTTTAAACGGTGTAGAATCTAATTGAGATGCTTTTAAGTCCGCCACCATGGTATTAGTCCATCGATCTTGCCATGGATTACAAGGATGGCCGAATGCACTAAACACACAAAAAGGAACAATTCTGCAAAATGCTCGACTCATTGCTTTGCCAAAAGATATTTCACTGCCGTCCAGATTAAATGCTTTTGTCTTTGTAAACCATTTACCTATTGTACGCCCTCGAAATATTCCTTCAACCAATCCCATCGTTGTTGCATATGATAACAAGTAGAAAAAGTTTAATAAGAATACATTACCTCTATCTTCTTCAAATATAGAATAGGACGCTCCAAAATCTGGAAAACATCTAAATATTATCCCTAAAACTAGACTATAAAGAATACCGAAAAAAATTAAATCAATAATGTAATTAAATAAACGCTTCCATGTACTAGCACGTACGTAATTGACTTCATTAAGGGTTAGATTGATCTCCATAAACAATCAGAATTAGTTTTACTACAAATTTGAAATTATTTCTCAAACCAACAAAAAATATTAAATCGAAATTATCTGATTTAAACGATATCACATTTGGTTTAATATTTGCGACATTCTTCAAAACAAGGTAATTGGGAATAAGATGTGTAAAATAATTTATGTGAATTTATATTTATGTATTACCTTTGCAGCCAATTATAAAGAAGAAATAACTCAAAAGAGGTTAAAAAGATTTCAAAATGCCTTACTTAACAAAAGAAAAAAAAGCTGCGATCTTCGCAGAATTTGGCGGAAAAGCTGAAAATACTGGTTCTATCGAAGCGCAAGTAGCTTTATTGACAGAACGCATTTTACATTTGACTCAACATTTGAAAGCAAATAAAAAAGACTTCTCTACACAAAGAGGTTTAATGGCAATGGTTGGTCGTCGTAAACGCTTGTTGTCATATATGCAAAAACATAACTTGAATGGCTACCGTGCTCTAATTGAAAAATTAGGTCTTAGAAAATAGTAGTCATACTATTAAAAACTATTCCCGGCTGTTAAGTTATTATTCAGTTGGGAATAGTTTTTTGTATATATGCGAAAAAATTAAATTAGTAAATTATGTTATCCCAACCATATAGCGTTTCCTTTGATTTGGGCGCAGGTAGAGAAGTTACTATCGGCACTGGCAAATTAGCTAGACAAGCTGATGGAGCTGTTACAGTCCAACAAGGAAATACCGTAATATTAGCAACTGTAGTTGCTAATAAAGAAGCAAAAGAAGGTCAAGATTTCTTTCCATTAAGTGTAGATTATCAAGAAAAATTTGCTGCTGCAGGTCGTATCCCTGGTACATTCTTCAAAAGAGAAGGTAAATTAAGTGATTATGAAGTATTGATCAGCCGTTTGGTCGATCGTGCACTTCGTCCTTTATTCCCAGATGATTATTTCTGCGATGTTCAGGTTTTAATTACATTGGTTTCTAGTGATAGCGATATCATGCCAGATTCTTTGGCTTGCTTAGCAGCATCTGCCGCATTAGCAGTTTCTGATATTCCTATTAAAGAAATCATTTCTGAAGTTAGAATCGCACGTATCAATGGTGAATATGTCGTTAACCCAACAAGATCTGAATTGGCAAACGCTGATTTGGAATTCATGATTGCGGCTACAGACAAAAACCTAATGATGGTTGAAGGTGAAAGTAAAGAAGCGCAAGAAGAAGATCTTGTAAAAGCACTTGAAATTGCGCACGATGCCATCAGAAAACAAATTGCAGCTCAGCAACAATTGAGAGATGCGAAAGGAATAACTGCAAAAAGAGATTATACTAAACCAGTAGAAGATGAAGCTATCCAACAGAAAGTAAAAGATTTCTGTGCGGCTAAAATCAGTGAAATCTCTCATGCAGGTACAACAAAACACGAAAGAAGTGAAGCTTTTTCTGCATTGAAAAAAGAAGTAGTTGCTAGCTTAGGCGAAGAAGCTACTGATATCGAAAAGAAACTTGCTAAAAAATATTACGACGATTTAGAATGGCATTTGGTTCGAGATATGATTTTAGATGATCGTATCCGTTTGGATGGTAGAAAATTAGATCAAGTGCGTCCATTAAATATGGAAATCGACATTTTACCTATACCTCATGGCTCTTCTTTATTCACAAGAGGAGAAACACAATCTTTATCCACGGTAACATTGGGTACTCCCGATGACGAATTGATGATCGATAGTGCTACTGATTCTCATTATACTAATTTCATTTTACACTATAACTTCCCTCCTTTCTCCACAGGTGAAATTCGCCCTATGAGAGGTGTTGGTCGTCGTGAAGTTGGTCATGGTAATTTGGCTATGCGTAGCTTAAAACAAATGATGCCCGGAAGTGAGTATCCATACACAGTGCGTGTAGTTAGTGATATCTTGGAATCAAATGGTTCTTCTTCTATGGCAACGGTCTGTGCAGGCTCATTAGCCTTAATGGATGCTGGTGTACCTATTCCAAAACACGTAAGTGGTGTGGCAATGGGATTAATCACAAGAGAAGATGGCAAATATGCAATCCTTACTGATATCTTAGGTGATGAAGACCATCTAGGTGATATGGATTTCAAAGTTACTGGTACTAGAGATGGTATCTGTGGTGTACAAATGGATATTAAGGTAGATGGCTTAAGCATGGATGTAATGCGTGAAGCATTGGCTCAAGCTAGAAATGGTCGTTTGCACATTTTGGATGCAATGTACAGCTGTGTTGGTGAAGCTAGAGCTGAAGTGAAACCACATGCGCCAAGAATGGAAAAACTAATCATTGATAAAGAATTTATCGGTGCCGTTATCGGTAAAGGTGGTGAAGTGATCCAAGGTTTACAAAAAGAAACGGGTACGACTATTACTATTGAAGAAGTAGGAGAAAAAGGTGAAGTAAGTATCTTCTCTTCTAATAAAGAAGGTGTAGAAAAAGCATTGGCTACGATCAAAGGTATTGTTGCCGTTCCTGAAGTAAACAAAGTCTATACGGGCACTATTAAAAGTATCAAAGAATTTGGTGCATTCGTAGAATTTTTACCTAAAAAAGAAGGTTTATTGCACATCAGTGAAATAAGCTGGAATAGATTAGAAACGATGGATGGCATTTTCAAAGAAGGTCAACAAGTTGAAGTTAAATTAGTCGGAATTGATCCTAAAACAGGAAAATTCAAACTAAGCCACAAAGCTTTGTTACCTCGCCCTGAACGTACAGAAAAACCAGCTCAAAATAAAGATTAGTTAACTTACTATATTTTTATAAAAAGCAGATAATCGTTTGATTATCTGCTTTTTGCATTTTATAGTCTAATTTAAAAATATTTTTATTTTTTTTGACAAAAAGTTTGGCAGTTTAAATTCCAACCCCTATTTTTGCACTCCCAATAGCGGAATTGCCCGATAGTATAATGGTAGTACGACAGTTTTTGGTACTGTTTGTCTAGGTTCGAATCCTGGTCGGGCAACATAAAAAA from Rhizosphaericola mali includes:
- a CDS encoding RDD family protein, which gives rise to MEINLTLNEVNYVRASTWKRLFNYIIDLIFFGILYSLVLGIIFRCFPDFGASYSIFEEDRGNVFLLNFFYLLSYATTMGLVEGIFRGRTIGKWFTKTKAFNLDGSEISFGKAMSRAFCRIVPFCVFSAFGHPCNPWQDRWTNTMVADLKASQLDSTPFKNVFED
- the pnp gene encoding polyribonucleotide nucleotidyltransferase, with the protein product MLSQPYSVSFDLGAGREVTIGTGKLARQADGAVTVQQGNTVILATVVANKEAKEGQDFFPLSVDYQEKFAAAGRIPGTFFKREGKLSDYEVLISRLVDRALRPLFPDDYFCDVQVLITLVSSDSDIMPDSLACLAASAALAVSDIPIKEIISEVRIARINGEYVVNPTRSELANADLEFMIAATDKNLMMVEGESKEAQEEDLVKALEIAHDAIRKQIAAQQQLRDAKGITAKRDYTKPVEDEAIQQKVKDFCAAKISEISHAGTTKHERSEAFSALKKEVVASLGEEATDIEKKLAKKYYDDLEWHLVRDMILDDRIRLDGRKLDQVRPLNMEIDILPIPHGSSLFTRGETQSLSTVTLGTPDDELMIDSATDSHYTNFILHYNFPPFSTGEIRPMRGVGRREVGHGNLAMRSLKQMMPGSEYPYTVRVVSDILESNGSSSMATVCAGSLALMDAGVPIPKHVSGVAMGLITREDGKYAILTDILGDEDHLGDMDFKVTGTRDGICGVQMDIKVDGLSMDVMREALAQARNGRLHILDAMYSCVGEARAEVKPHAPRMEKLIIDKEFIGAVIGKGGEVIQGLQKETGTTITIEEVGEKGEVSIFSSNKEGVEKALATIKGIVAVPEVNKVYTGTIKSIKEFGAFVEFLPKKEGLLHISEISWNRLETMDGIFKEGQQVEVKLVGIDPKTGKFKLSHKALLPRPERTEKPAQNKD
- a CDS encoding cryptochrome/photolyase family protein, translating into MQQKSSIQIFWFRRDLRWDDNAGLFYALKSDTPVFPIFIFDTNILDDLPQNDPRVHFIHIALEKLQAKLTNLGSGLNIYVGKPLEIFQQIQTQFEIKGIFCNRDYELYAIQRDHQIKIWANEKQIAFHSFKDQVIFEGDEILKSDGSSYSIFTPYSKKWLEKLNSFFLSGYDTTKYKNSLFKEKTTFPSLAEIGFEKTDFHFPKFNISIPTIERYDATRDIPSLENGTTHLGIHLRFGTISIRQLASLASKHNATYLKELIWRDFYQMILQNFSQINKGNAFRAEYDLIQWRNNEHEFESWKNGQTGFPIVDAGMRELNATGHMHNRVRMIVASFLTKNLLIDWRWGEAYFAEKLLDFDFAANNGGWQWAAGSGCDAAPYFRIFNPTSQTEKFDPKLIYIKKWIPEIDSFEYPQPIIDFKESRERCLSVYKQALQKN
- a CDS encoding DUF1328 domain-containing protein translates to MLRWAIVFLIIAIIAGVFGFNGIQSGAAGIAKTLFFIFLILFVVSFLIGRSRN
- the rpsO gene encoding 30S ribosomal protein S15, with amino-acid sequence MPYLTKEKKAAIFAEFGGKAENTGSIEAQVALLTERILHLTQHLKANKKDFSTQRGLMAMVGRRKRLLSYMQKHNLNGYRALIEKLGLRK